The Acetonema longum DSM 6540 genome includes a region encoding these proteins:
- a CDS encoding DUF4363 family protein yields the protein MNKIISYLTIYGLLGLFILIMNSGVFLKNPMGEEDDVLGYLETVGENVQAEQWNDAGRNAAKLTKAWDAVAKRVQFSVERNEMGAFSVSLARLQGLILARNQAGALAELYEAREHWDNLGN from the coding sequence ATGAATAAAATCATTTCCTATTTGACTATTTATGGGCTGCTGGGCCTGTTTATCCTGATTATGAACAGTGGCGTTTTTCTCAAAAACCCCATGGGTGAGGAGGATGATGTGCTCGGATATCTGGAAACGGTCGGAGAAAATGTGCAGGCGGAACAGTGGAACGATGCCGGCCGTAATGCGGCTAAACTGACCAAGGCCTGGGATGCGGTGGCCAAGCGGGTCCAGTTTAGTGTGGAACGTAACGAGATGGGGGCATTCAGCGTCAGTCTGGCGCGGCTGCAGGGACTGATCCTGGCCCGTAATCAGGCAGGCGCTCTGGCGGAATTATACGAGGCCAGGGAACATTGGGATAACCTGGGGAATTAA
- a CDS encoding glycerophosphodiester phosphodiesterase, translating to MNPCVAHRGWSGDAPENTLAAIALAAADPDISMIEIDVQLSRDGVPVVIHDNCLDRTTNGSGRVKDFTADELRRLDAGSWFSPAFAGQIIPLLSEVLELTQGKKLLDIEIKTLPGLYPGLEEKAVELIRKFDMQDQVVLTSFDHYAVAKAKALAPEIKAGPLVSGRPLKLVEMVEELGGSVLAIDYEYLTAETARTMHERGIQVVAWTVNSLADIRAVAELHPAIQICTNYPQHWKQVCRGW from the coding sequence ATGAATCCCTGTGTAGCCCATCGCGGATGGTCCGGCGATGCGCCGGAAAATACCCTGGCGGCTATTGCCCTGGCGGCGGCGGATCCGGATATTTCCATGATCGAAATTGATGTGCAGCTTTCCCGGGACGGCGTACCGGTGGTGATTCATGATAATTGTCTGGACCGTACCACTAACGGCAGCGGCCGGGTCAAGGATTTCACCGCCGACGAACTGCGTCGGCTGGATGCCGGCAGCTGGTTTTCCCCGGCTTTCGCCGGGCAGATCATCCCGCTGCTGAGTGAGGTTCTGGAGCTGACCCAAGGCAAAAAACTCCTGGATATAGAAATCAAAACATTGCCTGGCCTGTATCCCGGCTTGGAGGAAAAGGCGGTAGAGCTCATCCGAAAGTTTGACATGCAGGATCAGGTGGTTCTGACATCCTTTGACCACTATGCAGTAGCCAAAGCTAAAGCGCTGGCGCCGGAGATTAAAGCCGGACCCCTGGTGAGCGGGCGTCCCCTCAAACTGGTGGAGATGGTGGAAGAGCTGGGCGGCTCGGTGCTGGCGATCGATTATGAGTATCTGACTGCCGAAACGGCCCGGACCATGCACGAACGGGGCATCCAGGTTGTCGCCTGGACGGTGAACAGTCTGGCGGACATCCGTGCGGTGGCGGAGCTTCATCCAGCCATTCAGATCTGCACCAATTATCCTCAGCATTGGAAGCAGGTCTGCAGAGGCTGGTGA
- a CDS encoding alkaline phosphatase family protein — MSQKTLIIVIDGCAADYITPEDTPNLYRLGQAGFYSKIKSAIPSVTNVNHASILSGSFPDRHGVVGNYYYDRATGSEGFIEDSRHMKAQSVIDMYSRQGKSTALLTVKGKVLEVFGANARIGINLQKPEPALLKRLDLDTPPGVASFEAYDWIFKACYQVLSRENPDLVYCTTNDYMMHNYAPGSPEAKKVMQTMDRWIGRIYDLDPAREIYITADHGMNKKSRLIDLQKKLDMAGFNTFCLLPLKDRYLENHRCQEGGAVYVYVLAEGQIPKVLDYLKGCDFIDRFCDKAAAAEEFNLPADNIGDIVVLSNQDSAFAELTQDERCVETRTHGSLHEREIPLIAVNARKEAEYYQCNSDIVRFILESIS; from the coding sequence ATGTCACAAAAAACACTGATCATCGTTATTGACGGCTGCGCCGCAGATTACATCACCCCGGAGGATACTCCCAATTTATACAGATTAGGGCAAGCGGGCTTTTACTCCAAAATAAAGTCGGCCATCCCTTCCGTGACCAATGTGAATCACGCCAGCATCCTGTCGGGAAGCTTCCCGGACCGGCATGGCGTTGTGGGAAACTATTATTACGACCGGGCTACCGGCAGCGAGGGCTTTATTGAAGATTCCCGCCACATGAAAGCTCAATCGGTCATCGATATGTACAGCCGGCAGGGGAAAAGCACGGCCCTGCTCACCGTAAAGGGCAAGGTGCTGGAGGTTTTCGGCGCCAATGCCCGCATCGGAATCAATCTGCAAAAGCCGGAACCGGCCCTGCTGAAGAGGCTGGACCTGGACACGCCTCCCGGTGTGGCTTCTTTTGAAGCCTATGACTGGATTTTTAAAGCCTGTTACCAGGTTCTCTCCAGGGAAAATCCCGATTTGGTCTATTGCACCACCAATGACTATATGATGCACAATTATGCGCCGGGCTCGCCGGAAGCAAAAAAGGTCATGCAAACTATGGACCGTTGGATCGGCCGGATCTACGATCTGGATCCCGCCAGAGAAATCTATATTACCGCCGATCACGGCATGAATAAAAAAAGCAGGCTCATTGACCTGCAAAAGAAATTGGACATGGCGGGATTTAATACATTCTGCCTGCTGCCGTTAAAGGACAGATACCTGGAGAACCACCGCTGCCAGGAAGGCGGCGCCGTATATGTTTATGTGCTGGCAGAAGGTCAAATTCCTAAAGTGCTTGATTATTTAAAGGGATGCGACTTCATTGACCGCTTCTGCGATAAAGCTGCCGCAGCCGAGGAATTCAACCTGCCTGCGGATAACATCGGAGACATAGTCGTTTTGAGCAATCAGGACTCAGCATTTGCCGAGCTGACGCAAGACGAACGCTGCGTAGAGACCAGAACGCACGGTTCCCTTCATGAGCGGGAAATCCCCCTCATCGCCGTTAATGCCAGAAAAGAAGCTGAGTATTATCAATGCAACTCTGATATTGTAAGATTCATCCTGGAATCCATTTCCTGA
- the phnE gene encoding phosphonate ABC transporter, permease protein PhnE yields MSHKRLLWLRNGAAALLFLGFLAYSANDLAISPAKFVKGIPSLLHFLARMFPPDLAIVPDLLGAMLTTVEVALWGTLLAVAVSLLLSLGAAKNLFGGNMIVYTVSRTLLSILRSLPDMIWALIFVAAVGLGAFPGVLALTVYSCGELGKLYAEAMENIDPGPKEALESTGASLFRTIRWAIVPQILPEIITYSLYRLESNVRHAFVLGMVGAGGLGFELNVAMRLFRYKEVAAIILLIIATVACIDFISAKIRARII; encoded by the coding sequence GTGTCTCATAAGCGCCTCCTATGGCTTCGCAACGGCGCGGCGGCCCTGCTCTTCCTCGGTTTTCTCGCTTACAGCGCCAATGATCTAGCTATCAGTCCGGCGAAGTTTGTCAAGGGAATTCCCAGTCTGCTTCACTTTCTGGCCAGAATGTTCCCGCCGGACCTGGCTATTGTCCCCGACTTGCTGGGAGCCATGCTCACCACGGTTGAAGTGGCGCTCTGGGGAACGCTGCTGGCGGTCGCCGTCAGCCTGCTGCTTTCGCTGGGAGCGGCGAAGAACCTGTTTGGCGGCAATATGATTGTCTACACTGTTTCACGGACCTTGCTGAGCATTCTGCGTTCCCTGCCGGATATGATCTGGGCGCTGATCTTTGTAGCAGCGGTGGGGCTTGGCGCTTTTCCGGGGGTGCTGGCGCTGACGGTTTACTCCTGCGGCGAACTGGGCAAGCTGTACGCGGAAGCCATGGAAAATATCGACCCTGGGCCCAAAGAAGCGCTGGAATCCACCGGCGCCAGCCTGTTCCGCACGATACGGTGGGCTATTGTCCCCCAGATTTTACCCGAAATCATTACCTACAGTCTCTACCGTCTGGAATCCAACGTCAGGCATGCCTTTGTCCTAGGCATGGTCGGCGCAGGCGGGCTGGGGTTCGAGCTGAACGTGGCCATGCGGTTATTCCGGTATAAAGAGGTTGCGGCCATCATTCTTCTGATCATCGCTACGGTGGCCTGTATTGATTTTATCTCGGCAAAAATCAGAGCCCGCATCATTTAA
- the phnC gene encoding phosphonate ABC transporter ATP-binding protein translates to MISPEAAISFQNVYQTYKGPQDAVLKGVNLTIPPSDFCVILGRSGMGKSTLLRCMNGLVLPYEGSVAVCGQQLSREKTVLRHIRRRTGMIFQNYNLVNRLTALENVMCGMLPGMPFHRAMLGLFTAEETARGLALLREVGLEGFADHRADRLSGGQKQRVGIARALAQNPEIILADEPVASLDPVTSGEILNLLKAINRKNGLTVIVSLHQIELARTYGERIIALLEGKVAIDKPAGQLTEGDIGRIYGGCGARGREERVS, encoded by the coding sequence ATGATCAGCCCGGAGGCAGCTATTTCCTTCCAAAATGTATATCAGACATATAAAGGACCGCAGGATGCCGTTTTAAAAGGCGTGAATCTGACCATTCCTCCATCTGATTTCTGTGTGATATTAGGCCGAAGCGGCATGGGCAAATCCACTCTGCTGCGGTGTATGAACGGTCTGGTCCTGCCGTATGAAGGATCGGTGGCCGTGTGCGGCCAGCAGCTCAGCCGGGAAAAAACTGTTCTGCGCCACATCCGGCGCAGGACAGGCATGATCTTTCAAAACTACAACCTGGTAAACCGGCTGACCGCACTGGAAAACGTAATGTGCGGCATGCTGCCCGGCATGCCCTTCCACAGGGCGATGCTTGGTTTATTTACCGCGGAGGAAACGGCAAGAGGCTTGGCGCTTCTCCGGGAAGTCGGCCTGGAAGGCTTTGCAGACCACCGGGCAGACCGGCTGAGCGGAGGTCAGAAGCAAAGAGTCGGCATCGCCAGGGCGCTGGCGCAGAATCCCGAAATCATTTTGGCAGACGAGCCGGTAGCCAGTTTAGACCCAGTCACCTCCGGGGAAATTCTGAATTTGCTCAAAGCCATCAACCGGAAAAATGGCCTCACGGTTATCGTCAGCCTGCATCAGATAGAATTGGCCAGGACTTATGGCGAGCGCATTATTGCCCTATTGGAGGGAAAGGTAGCCATTGACAAGCCCGCCGGCCAGCTTACCGAGGGAGATATCGGCAGAATCTACGGGGGCTGCGGCGCCAGGGGGAGGGAAGAACGTGTCTCATAA
- a CDS encoding phosphate/phosphite/phosphonate ABC transporter substrate-binding protein: MNQFLKSLLPAVLSVLLAITITGCGTGAENAKPEGAVKIIDTIRIGLAPDEDAAAVLKKYGPFIQYLSKATGMKVEPYIGPDYTATIEAMNAGHLDVAWFGPSEYVLAAEVVKNGVEAFAAAIQAEGTLAYKTSFIVRADAGINTLEDMKGKTLAFTDPASTSGHIFGRYSLVQRGHKPEDFFRQVIYSGSHDAGLLAVKNKQVDIAAVSSRKVPGFIKSGLISKDDIKIVFESVEIPADPITYRKDLPWEIKDKIKAAFLKNTPELAASLEGTGFAKFGGADDKAYDLVREAYKTAGLKPEL; encoded by the coding sequence ATGAACCAATTTTTAAAAAGCTTGCTGCCGGCAGTTCTGAGCGTACTATTGGCCATCACGATTACAGGATGTGGGACCGGCGCCGAAAATGCCAAACCGGAGGGAGCGGTTAAAATTATTGACACCATTCGGATTGGACTGGCGCCTGATGAAGATGCGGCAGCCGTACTGAAAAAGTACGGTCCTTTTATCCAATACCTGAGCAAAGCCACAGGTATGAAAGTGGAACCTTACATTGGCCCTGATTATACCGCTACCATTGAAGCGATGAATGCAGGCCATCTGGATGTGGCCTGGTTTGGCCCGTCTGAATATGTTCTGGCCGCGGAAGTTGTAAAAAACGGGGTAGAGGCTTTTGCAGCCGCCATTCAGGCTGAAGGAACTCTTGCCTACAAAACCAGCTTTATCGTCAGAGCCGATGCCGGTATCAACACCCTGGAAGATATGAAGGGAAAAACCCTGGCCTTTACGGATCCCGCCTCGACCTCCGGTCATATTTTCGGCAGGTATTCGCTGGTGCAGCGGGGACATAAGCCGGAGGATTTTTTCAGGCAGGTCATCTATTCCGGCAGTCATGACGCCGGTCTTCTGGCGGTAAAAAATAAACAGGTCGATATAGCCGCTGTCTCCAGCCGAAAGGTGCCCGGATTTATTAAAAGCGGCCTGATCAGCAAGGATGACATCAAAATCGTGTTTGAATCGGTGGAAATACCGGCCGACCCCATCACCTACCGCAAAGACCTGCCCTGGGAAATAAAAGATAAGATTAAAGCGGCCTTTTTGAAAAATACCCCGGAATTGGCCGCCAGCCTGGAAGGCACAGGATTTGCGAAGTTCGGCGGCGCCGACGACAAAGCCTATGATTTGGTAAGAGAGGCTTATAAAACAGCCGGATTGAAGCCCGAATTATGA
- a CDS encoding LysR family transcriptional regulator, protein MDFKELETFMKLLACGTYSLTAKELFISQPTVTTRIQALENELGVVLLKRSGKGYCPTEAGNVLAGYAEKILQMQDECLKTFSRMGLKSGVLRIGATALGTYILPDVTRKFKERYPDTKLFFAISNTSEALDSLKNGLVDVLVVPFSAGDEKKDEFHFIHVGHDSLVLVTSTENPIAKLKKVRIHDLRQERFIVREQGSYTRRIFEKWLHKNGFDSCNIAEIEQSEAIYRAVAQNAGISLLSTLSLRFRDPSIKALDAEGFPVLRQVYVVTRSNQKYDPLVSAFSIFVEEFMEEYEGYPAV, encoded by the coding sequence GTGGATTTTAAAGAACTGGAGACTTTTATGAAACTGCTTGCATGCGGTACATACTCCCTGACGGCCAAAGAGCTGTTTATCAGCCAGCCTACCGTCACCACCCGCATTCAGGCTTTGGAAAATGAACTGGGTGTGGTTCTTCTTAAGCGTAGCGGCAAAGGATATTGCCCTACCGAGGCAGGGAATGTCCTGGCGGGATACGCGGAAAAAATATTGCAGATGCAGGATGAATGTCTGAAAACGTTTAGCCGGATGGGGCTTAAAAGCGGCGTATTGCGAATTGGCGCCACGGCGTTGGGAACCTATATTTTACCCGATGTTACCCGGAAATTTAAAGAGCGCTATCCGGACACCAAACTGTTTTTTGCCATCAGCAACACGTCGGAAGCATTGGACAGCCTTAAAAACGGGCTGGTCGATGTTTTGGTCGTCCCCTTCTCTGCCGGAGATGAAAAAAAGGATGAATTTCATTTCATCCATGTCGGCCATGATTCCCTGGTACTGGTCACCAGCACCGAAAATCCGATTGCTAAACTGAAAAAAGTACGTATTCATGACCTGCGGCAGGAACGATTCATTGTCAGGGAGCAGGGATCTTATACCCGCAGGATTTTTGAAAAATGGCTTCACAAAAACGGCTTTGACAGCTGCAATATTGCAGAGATCGAACAATCGGAGGCCATCTACAGGGCGGTGGCCCAAAATGCGGGAATATCATTGCTCTCCACGCTGTCTCTCCGGTTTCGCGATCCCTCGATCAAGGCGCTTGACGCGGAAGGCTTTCCTGTGCTGCGGCAAGTGTATGTGGTGACCCGCAGCAACCAAAAATATGACCCTCTTGTCAGTGCATTTTCGATCTTCGTGGAGGAATTCATGGAGGAATATGAGGGATATCCTGCTGTATAA